A genomic window from Candidatus Methylomirabilis lanthanidiphila includes:
- the ubiG_2 gene encoding Ubiquinone biosynthesis O-methyltransferase, with the protein MSEWKERRIARTYRPGDGREAKHSLLSETLLSLIREEPLRERTVLDVGCGNGRLTFALAEETGRIIGIDWSDQAIEQAAERARAQGLSRVAFICCDAERIDYAELGPIDLVVAHLCMSDEILRRAGAVLAPGCCIAFSTLHKDQWKESGRSSRFAYGEQDVETALAAVGFEPVYLGSEHQILSFAAADDALAYLEESGLVSKWKAESRWEGFLAYLERGGRELTIRARVTVKARRRSAPA; encoded by the coding sequence ATGAGCGAGTGGAAGGAACGACGGATCGCACGAACCTATCGACCAGGCGATGGGCGGGAGGCAAAACACAGCCTCCTCAGCGAGACGCTCCTGAGCCTGATACGGGAAGAGCCGCTGCGCGAGCGGACCGTTCTGGATGTCGGGTGCGGCAACGGGCGTTTGACCTTCGCCTTGGCGGAAGAGACCGGTCGGATCATTGGAATCGACTGGTCGGATCAGGCGATCGAGCAGGCGGCCGAGCGTGCGCGCGCCCAAGGCCTCAGCCGCGTCGCGTTTATCTGCTGCGACGCGGAGCGGATCGACTACGCCGAGCTGGGTCCGATCGATCTGGTGGTTGCCCATCTCTGTATGTCCGACGAGATCCTTCGACGGGCGGGCGCCGTCCTGGCGCCGGGCTGCTGTATCGCCTTTTCAACCCTTCATAAAGACCAATGGAAGGAAAGCGGCAGGAGTTCCCGATTCGCCTACGGCGAACAGGATGTCGAAACGGCGCTCGCAGCCGTAGGATTCGAACCCGTCTATCTTGGAAGCGAGCATCAAATACTGTCGTTTGCCGCGGCAGATGACGCCCTGGCCTACCTGGAGGAGTCGGGTCTCGTCAGTAAATGGAAAGCAGAAAGCCGCTGGGAGGGGTTTCTCGCGTATCTGGAGCGCGGCGGGAGAGAGTTGACGATCAGAGCGAGGGTGACGGTGAAAGCGCGCAGGCGATCAGCGCCTGCGTGA